GTCCGGGCGGCCGGGCCGGGCCCGGCGGGCGCGCCGCCCAGGGCCCGGCCGGCGCGGTCGGGTCAGATGCCGAAGCGGGTCCGCAGCGCCCCGGCGCCCTCGTCCGTCACGGCCACCGCCCGGCCGCTGCCGATCCGGGTGATCCAGCCGTGCTCGAACGCGAAGCGGCACAGCCCGGCGCCGAGCGAGCCGGCCAGGTGCGGGCGCCGCTCGGTCCAGTCCAGACAGGAGCGCACCGGCGGGCGCCGGGTGCCCGCGGGCAGCTCCAGCCCGAGTTCGGCCAGCCAGCGCACGCCCTGGTCGGTCAGCGCCAGGCCCTGGGACCAGTCCAGCAGGCCCTGCTGCGTCATCGCGTCCGCGATCGCCACGCCGAGGCTGCCGGCCAGGTGGTCGTAGCAGGTGCGGGCGCGGGCCAGCGCCCGGTTGCGGTTGGCCACGCTGAGGGTGTGCTTGGGCTCGGTCCGCCGCGGCGCGAGCACGGCCAGGTGCTCGATCAGCTCCGCCGCGTCCTCCCCGGCCAGCCGCAGATAGCGGTGCCGGCCCTGCCGCTCCTGCTCCAGCAGCCCGCCGTCGACCAGCAGGTTCAGATGCTCGGTCGCGGTCGAGGCGGCCACGTCGGCGTGCCGGGCGAGCTCGCCCGCGGTCCAGGCCCGCCCGTCCAGCAGGGCGAGGCAGAACTGGGCCCGGGTGCTGTCGGCCAGCAGCGTGGCCAGCGCCGCCACGTCCGGGCCGGCCACCGGCCGCTCCGACTCGGCGGAGCGCGTCGGGTCGAGCGTGGATCCAGGCTCTGATACGCGTGTCATCGGTGTCGTCCCGTCGTGCGGCCGCGGCGGTGCGCCACGGCGTTGCCCAAGACCCCATCCTCCGTCCGGGTCGCTTCGGCGTCCACCGAAGCGTAGGGGCGGGGCCGTCACGACGGGCTCAGCGGGCTCAGGGACGCAGGCCGTCGCAGATCAGCCTGGTCAGCCGGCCCGGCCGGTGGCCGGGCCCGGCGGCCGCGCGGCTCTCCGCGGCCAGTGCGCCGACGGCCAGGGCGTGCAGATCCTCGACGGTGAGCCCGGCCCGGACGGCGCCGGCCGCGAGGGCGCGGTCGAGCAGGGCGCCGAGCGCGTTCTGCAGCCGCGCCGCGGAGGCCAGCGTCTCCGGGCTCAGCCCGACCCCGGCCGCGGTCAGGGCGTCGGCGAGGTCCTTCTTGTCGTCGGCGTCCTCGAGCATCGAGTCGAAGAAGTGGAAGAACGCCGCGCCCGGGTCCTCGGCCGTCAGCGCAGCATCGGCCTGCGCGGCCAGCGCGTCGAGGCGGTCGGCCACCACCGCTTCGAACAGCGCCTCCTTGGTGGGGAAATGCCGGTAGACCGTCCCGGCGCCGACTCCGGCCCGGCGGGCGATCTCGTCCAGCGGCACGGCGATGCCCTCGGCGGCGAACGCCGCGCGGGCCGCGTCGAGCACCTTGGCGCGGTTGCGCGCCGCGTCCGCGCGCAACGGCTTGGGCCGGGCCGCGGCCTCGGGTCCGGTCTCGGCCGGGGCGTTGCTGCGGGCACGACTGGTCACGGCGGGGACTGGTCCTCTCGACAAGCGGGGCGCTCGTTCCGTATAGTAAAAAGCGGGGCGATCGTTCCGGTTATCTAACCGGGGCAAACGTTCCGATTCTATTCGAGCTGAGGAGAGATCGGCATGTCCGCTGCCGCGCGCACCCCGCGCCAGACCATCGAGCAGTTCCTGCACACCGTCGCCCACGGCACCAGGGACGAGCTCGCCGACCTGTACGCCCCCGACGTGCGCATCGAGATCCCGTTCAACCCCGACGGCGTGCCGCAGGTGAGCGAGGGGCGCGAGCGGATCAGGGCCCGGATGAAGTCCGCCGAGCCGCTCTGGCGCTTCGACGACGTGCGCGACGTCACCGTGCACGGCACCGAGGACCCGGGCATTGTGATCGCCGAGTACCGGGTGCACGGCACCCTCGCCGCGACCGGCCGCGCCTTCAGCCTCGGCTACATCTCCGTCTTCGGGGTCGAAGACGGCCTGATCGCCTGGGCCCGCGACTACGGCAACCCGCTCGAAGTCGGCGACCTGACCAAGGAACTGGGCCTGTGAGACGCGTCCGGCCGGCCCGCCCCGGGAAGGGCGGACCGGCCGGACGCGTGCGCTTGACGCCGATCAGCTCGCCGGAAGCATCGCCAGCTGCTGCTCGGCCCAGGCGTAGGCCTGGGCGACCTCAGCCTGGTTCGAGGCGGTCACCTGGACCCGCACTTCGTAGTCGCCCTTCCACGCCGTCACGGTGACGGTCTCCATCGCGTAGTAGTCGGCCACGCTGACTGCCGACGCGGTGCAGAACGCGTTGGTGGCCGAACTCAGGGTGCAGATGCGGCCGTTCTCGGATCCGAGCCCGTATTCGAGCATTGCGGCCGCCTGCGCTTGAGCCGGCGAGCCGAACTTCACCAGCGCCCCCTCGGCTTTGGCCCCGCCGGAACTCCACGCGCGGTGTTCCGCGCTCTGGAAGCCGTCCGCCGTCAGCCAGGTGTTGTACTGCATGCCGAAGGCGCCCTCGAAGCCGGTCGAGTACTCCATGGCGGTGACGGCCTTGTTGCCCGCCACCGTGGACCCCGAAGTCGTGTCCGTGCTGCCGGCCGGCAGGGCCATCAGGCAGTCGCCCGAAGCGGAGCACGAGCCCTGAGCCGGAGTCTTGACCGCGGGGGCGTTGAGCGAGGGCTGGCCGATCTGCTGCTGGGACGAGGTGGCCTTCACCTTGTCGATCGTCGAGCTGGCCCACTTGTTCGCCACGCTCTTGTTCAGCGAGCCGTAGAACCAGGTCCAGGCCTGGACGATGGTGTTGCCGATGCGCGCGCTGAAGAAGAGTTCGATGAAGCCGTTACCGTCCTTCCTGTCGGTGTACCAGGCCTGCGCATCCGATTCGCCGGGGATGGTGTAGCTGATCCCCTTCTGGCCGTCGGACCAGTTCGGCTCGCCGAAGTTGTCGCCGTACAACGTTTGGGCGCCGGTCTCCGTGAGCGTCTGGATCAAGTAGATATCCGCCTGCTGATATCCACTGTCGTTCGACCAGTCGGCGTGTCCGACGCCGGTGACGTTGTAGGTGGAGAAGTTGTCCTCCACGGCGGAGACGTCGGACGCAAGGTACGCGTAGCCGACGTACTGCTTCGGCGTCAGGAT
This genomic window from Actinospica robiniae DSM 44927 contains:
- a CDS encoding TetR/AcrR family transcriptional regulator — protein: MTSRARSNAPAETGPEAAARPKPLRADAARNRAKVLDAARAAFAAEGIAVPLDEIARRAGVGAGTVYRHFPTKEALFEAVVADRLDALAAQADAALTAEDPGAAFFHFFDSMLEDADDKKDLADALTAAGVGLSPETLASAARLQNALGALLDRALAAGAVRAGLTVEDLHALAVGALAAESRAAAGPGHRPGRLTRLICDGLRP
- a CDS encoding nuclear transport factor 2 family protein, which encodes MSAAARTPRQTIEQFLHTVAHGTRDELADLYAPDVRIEIPFNPDGVPQVSEGRERIRARMKSAEPLWRFDDVRDVTVHGTEDPGIVIAEYRVHGTLAATGRAFSLGYISVFGVEDGLIAWARDYGNPLEVGDLTKELGL
- a CDS encoding ArsR/SmtB family transcription factor encodes the protein MTRVSEPGSTLDPTRSAESERPVAGPDVAALATLLADSTRAQFCLALLDGRAWTAGELARHADVAASTATEHLNLLVDGGLLEQERQGRHRYLRLAGEDAAELIEHLAVLAPRRTEPKHTLSVANRNRALARARTCYDHLAGSLGVAIADAMTQQGLLDWSQGLALTDQGVRWLAELGLELPAGTRRPPVRSCLDWTERRPHLAGSLGAGLCRFAFEHGWITRIGSGRAVAVTDEGAGALRTRFGI